The genomic stretch TATGGGTGTTTTATTGTGTCACCTTACAGCTTCATTAAACTTTAATTACAGCCGCAAGGCATAACAGCCAAAGCAGAAatgcttgctttttttcttaGCCAGGAATGAGATGATTTTGTTCATCATTTATATGCAGCCCACTAACTGTTGGAAAGGCAGGAGACTATTAAACATTCCACATGTTCACTCAATACCTAAGCATGTtgtaaattactttttaaagtGGCATGTAATGGAGTTCACTAGTTTAGAGAGTCAGTCAGTGtgcttctatctatctatctatctatctatctatctatctatctatctatctatctatctatctatctatctatctatctatctatctatccatccatccatccatccatccatccatccatccatccatccatccatccatccatccatccatccatccatctatctatctatgctcCTAAAGTCTACAGTCTTATTAACTTGATCCTTTGCGGCTCCATGAGCTAATGACCTTTACCTGGCTTGGAAGTGGCTTGGCTAAAAATTTCCCCTAAGACAACTATTGAAAGGAAGGTGATGAGGGCTGCAATATAACCATAACCTAACCAACACGCTTTTAACAGCAATATATGATGTCACATTATCACTTATAAGCCAAACCTACCTTCAAGTTATGACACTTCAACCTCATCTGTCGAATCCTATTTCTTGCTTCGGCAGCTTTTAATTGCCCAGTAAGAGTGTCATTGTGCAATTTTGATTCCATGTCTTGAAGAGGATTTTCCCGCgacactttctctttctcatgaGCAAGTCTAGAGTGGATGCGTTGTTGGGAAGCTGCCATCCAGGCACGTACCTCTTTGGAGGGCTCAGCATAAGCTAGGATTCTGGCCTTTTGCTGAGGGCACATCCTCTTCAAATCAACACTTTTTTTGCTTCTCCGCTTCTTCTCCATTTTACTACTGTCTCATACACTGTGAAACAGAGCTTCAAGGTTTTTCTgtaagatgagatgagatgttgAACAACCTTACAAATATGGCATCTATTCAATTTAAAGTACAAAAAATTATCACCATGTTATGTTATTTAATACTTAAGCATATATACCTTTAccacatttgtttattaatagcTGTTTAATATGCTATTTGGATAATATTACATCCATATCTATTACTTTACCAATGTGCTCTGACTCACATTACTCTATAAAATATGTTGTTTTATATCTTCATCCTAACAGCCTGGGACATTACCTACTTATTTATGTGCATACAAATGGCAATACTTTAAATTTAACTTATGCATGATAGAGTATTTTCTATAGAACCAGTGCTATCTACAGTAACAACAAACCAGTGCATGCGTTTCATTGTTATATGGCTAGATTCACTGAGATTTCTAGCCACCCAGATATTATCTTGCTTGCCAATCACATTTAGCCAGGCTACCATTTCTGGCTTCTGTAGATGATGTTAGGACTGATGATGACAGCCACAGCAGTGATTACCCCTAGGAGCTGCAGGCTTTTCTGAAATGGGTTATTAGTTTAGAGCTAAATCCAAAAATCTTACAGATGGAAATGTGTCcttgttgcatataaaaaacaaatactagATTAGAGGACATGCAGGGACTTTATATCGAAACAGGTTCTGCATGGCAATGATGCAATATCAGGGAAGGATAATCATTCCAGACACATTCCTTACATCTGGGGAACTGAGCGGGCATGGTGAACATAATTACAATGGTGTCTGCTGGGGACAGAGCTTCATTCCCCTACTGTGTCATAACATTCTAAAAGAAGTGTCTACTTCTCTGTTATTCAGAAGTGTGTTGCTCTTGGAAGTCTCTCAGGTTCTACAAGGACAACATAATACCCCTCCAACTAGGGTGTTGTCAGGCGCTAAGAAACTACTGGAAACCGAGTGAATTCAACGAAGGCCTTttaaaaggaaggaaaagggcaaggcagaaagcaCAACAAAAAAGAGCACCCAACTAGGGTAAACTGAACTAAAGGAATAACTGTGGCAGATTgagcacagataacacacagaAGCTTGAAAGCTAAGCAAAAACCAAACGGAGTAGTTTGGGCAGTCCTGAATGTTCgtaagcctaagctgtagaacggacgatGAGCGTGTGGGTACACGGGGTCTTTATAGTGTGGTGTCTGATttggaccaggtgtggatgattagtaagttggtgagctgcttggagtgataggaGGATTTGGtgagggtgtggctggtggatccctgataggtgtgaacatttttatgattcCTCCTAGAATAATTCCAGTTTATCATGAAATCACCAGGTGATTCCTAATGCCCGTGGCATATAGGTAAAGTAAAATATAACTCTAGTTATAAAAGTATATGTAACAAGAcgttatgtttgtatattttactaCAATTTTATTGGACTAGTCACTTGGAACAGGCACTGAGTATGTGTAGCTGTGTATGCATGTCCAGGCATTTTACAGTAGCAGACTTCAAAAAGTCTTAAATCTTTTGTTAAAACAATTCATACTGTTAATTagtatcatttttattttttgcatatatGGTGGGTTAACCCATATTTAGACTACATAAATAACTTGGgataatttatattacaaaaaaatacaactaacTACCAAAAATTGGCCCCCCCTCGCTCTATTCACAGCAGTGTGAAGCATGTGCCCACTCATAGCACAAGCATTCACCTTGGTGTTTACATGTAGCCATGTGAGTCTTGGTTTTCATCCATATCTCGACTCCTGCCCTGTTATTGGTTAGTGTGTTCACATGCTGTCTTGTTTTCCTGACTGTTTTCGATTTCTTTGTTTGATTAATTCCCATACTTACTCCGTAGTAAGTTCAGCGTGCTGGGTTTTTAACTAAACGTTTTGTTTATTGTTCTCATGTTTCATCTTTTTGCTTCATGTTCTGTCTCTCATTTCTCATTCTAGTTTCGCCCTGCTCATTGTTGTTCGCTTATAGCACAACCATATCCTGTTTCACATTTTCAACCCTAGCCCTAccattttggatttgtttgcccATTACATTAATAAAACGTTCTTACCCCGTCCTTGCATTCACTCCCACAGCTGTGCTTTCACCATATTACTTGACACTAATTGCTTTCAAgccattttagtttttttggtgGGATCTTAGCAACTTATTCTGTCATGAGCTTTGctataaataaagattgattACATTAAgatacatattaatacaaacTGAAATATAGGAATACATATTAATAGTGTTTTAACTTTGACATGAAAAATAAACgttatatacagtgttattTAATATCTAAGTTACACCTTAATAACTGCTCTTATTAGCTTACTGTATGCTACAATCATTTCCTTGTGCTGGAGTGGATCAAGTTTCAGTGAGATTACCAATAATGCACCATGTCATTAGAGTGGGTTGTCTTAAAGCAACTTGATAAGTGTTGCTAGCACAAGGTTTGGGTTAGCACAATTAGCACAATAAGTAAAAATCTTACATATAAATGGCATATAATTTATTTACCCATTTTTAAAGAAGGATGAATTTAGCTATAATGGGCATTTGGTAATTGggataaattaatatttttaattctggcctaaaatttgtttttgttttttttcttagcaaTGTCAATCAACGTCACTAGTGTTTCATTAATTTAACATTGAATTTATTTAGCATCAaataaaggggtgtggcctgcATCACAAAGAAATTTGACCCCAAATGTTAGTAGGAAAtgtcacatacatactgtatgcttgtccttttttgtttttcatcagGTTCTAGAAGTCTTATATGATACATATGCGCATAAGATGTACCCTTACTGTAACAAAAATGTTAGTTTAACACAAGGTTAGTGTGAATAAATGACATACTCAAAATGTGGTCTGTTGATTCCCTGTTGAATCTGGACAACCAAATCTGtggaatattattttatatatattatatatatattttatccaaaaacaattaaaaattaaaaaccccTTGCCCTTGAAAAATAGAAGTGTATAATGTGAGGTTATTCGCTTTAATGATGACTCAATAGTAAAGACTCTGGGCTGCTAATCAGTAGATTGGGTGTTCAAGCACCAGCACTAACAAGCTGAaatgttgggcccctgagcaaggcccttaaccccttactGCTCTAGGATTGCTATATCATGGCATACCTAATAAgatgggatatgtgaagaatttGAATGGGCTGcaatgtatgtgacaaataaaagctttcTTTTCTAATGGCAAAAAACTtagaaaatgtggaaataatttACGAATGTGAATATATtagattaatattaaaatactcCACATTGCAAAGTGTTCCCCTTTTGAGGGTTAGAAGGAACATGATCCCCAAATCTCATCAATATAGTTTTATAGTAACTAGAACTAGAGTTATTTGAaactgataataaataatatgtgaACAGGATCATTTATTTACTACTAAAAtgttacacacatacagtacatataaacCACAGAAGGTTGTAAATTCCAAGTGAAGCATTAAATTATCATACTAAAACAGCAGATTACATTTGAATTATATAAACCaacaaaatatatcatatttatcTAGCAGCACAGGTAACAATTAAAATCCATTACTGATGCATAATAAACATGCTGCATGAGGTCGGTGCTCATTTGGGATTTTTCCAGAAGCACTATTAGTATTATCATATTACAGTGGATTATCACTATTAATATTGTCCTTAACCTTAGTTAATATACACTAGGTTCAGTGCCATCACTATCAGCAGCTTACCAGAGTGTAGTTTATGCCACTGAGAGTCCAATATATTGttcctttcaaaaaaaaaaataaaaaatgcggCGGCGCGCGTTCACGCACCGTGTTTGTGTACAGAGGTTGTCACGGCAGCGCGCTCCCGCGCAGTACCCATTAAGTCTATGATTTctttgtgtggtgtgtatgataTTACTTGAAATAACATTATTGTCATTCCAGTGATATTACATCAAACATAAACtcttacaaaaaacaaatgcacattGTATCTTCCAAGTTCCATGACgttttgaaatatataaaaaggagATACTTTTGCAttctctaaccctaacccttcttagtgtttctttttttctggccTCAGAACAAGCTCATGCATAAAAACAGGAGTGATAGGGCAAAAATCTACAGCATCTACAGTGTCTGTTGAATTTTGCTCATTTACTAATAAATGATTTGTAAGAGAGTTAAAACAATTTTTGGGGGCTAGGCACGTTTTTGTTCTTtctagtatgtgtgtgtgtatatacacacacatactatacagGTGATGCTATTGAGGAATGCTGCAGATGACAGCCGAAATGTAAAAAGTTACACATTtgtcaaacaaaaagaaactgtGAAATTAATGATAAACTAATGAACAAGATTTGAAGGCTGTGTAGGCAGGACAGATGGATAATATTTTACTGTTGTAATAGAGTTTTTGTGTAATACAGGATTCAAACGATAATGAGGGCTGGGCACAGGTGACTGCTGGCTTGCTGACTGTTATCAGCGAAGATGCACCTGTGTTTTCAAGTCATCTCCACTTAAACCCACTTTCAACTGCCATCATTCTGGAAGGAGGTATTGTGATGGACAATCTCACAAGCATTTTGCCTTTTGTTTGGTCTGTCTTATGCTCTCCACCTTGAATACCCAATGGCCATGAGAAACATGTTAAACTTCATCCAGAGAGTGATGCTTAGGCTGGGAGAAAACAAACTCCCCCCAAGACTCCAAATCTCCTGTTGAGTAGGTGAAATTATTAAAGAGTTAGATGAAGAGTAGTAGTAGTGCTGGTTGATATTGTTGCCATTGTTAAGTCATTATTGCACtactttaaaattattttttgtttttgctattaTTGTGTTGAAAGCAAAAAACACTCGCTGCAGATAAATATAGGTTTTTAAATGCCTTATGCTCAGACTATTCTGTtcgtataatttatatttaacaattattCTTGCAATTGTTCTTGCAATCCTGCTGCACACACAGCACTTCGCAACTGCAGGTGAAAGGTGACAATTGGGTTCGGGTTAAAAGCATCACCAAAAGTGCTTTTGATTGACTGAGTGATGGTTATGGCTATTAATGGTTTGGCACTATGTTGCTTATGTGTATGAGAGCAGTGCCAGTTGCTATTGTCTGCTAAGTGATTATGGCACTTCTTTGaaacaaaagtttttatttttacttttgtaacAGGCCACATTCCTGACTGTTTTAAGAGATGCAATTGTTTTAAAGCTGTGGTGTGAAAATTAAAGTGTTGAGAAATAAACCTGTTATAACAGTATTGggattgtgtgttgtgtagttttaCTTCATACCAATACTCCACTGTATAGGTATAAATTATAGTGAGTCGGCAGGCATTTGTTCATGTTTTAGATATAGACATTCCCTACAAAGTAGACCTTCACTACATGtctaattatttattaccaaatttaatgttttactgaatgttattatttaaagcTAAAACTAGGCCTTTATTTACTGTTGCATTAAAAGTGATATATTATAGTGCAGTTTGCATGCTTTTATGAAGTAAATCTGACTGCtcttaaagtaaataaaactagAAATACTATATTACATATACAGGAAATGTGTACTTCGGTTAGCCTAACTTACATAATTGTGTTATTTGGAATACACACAA from Silurus meridionalis isolate SWU-2019-XX chromosome 16, ASM1480568v1, whole genome shotgun sequence encodes the following:
- the LOC124399212 gene encoding uncharacterized protein LOC124399212 isoform X1, with protein sequence MEKKRRSKKSVDLKRMCPQQKARILAYAEPSKEVRAWMAASQQRIHSRLAHEKEKVSRENPLQDMESKLHNDTLTGQLKAAEARNRIRQMRLKCHNLKMQEINLMISSQACVQSAVRLELLLTNEKQRNHADSLDQLQHDLEKQTVFYCCLKVLKKGKIQQYTSPGQEN
- the LOC124399212 gene encoding protein LKAAEAR1-like isoform X2 is translated as MEKKRRSKKSVDLKRMCPQQKARILAYAEPSKEVRAWMAASQQRIHSRLAHEKEKVSRENPLQDMESKLHNDTLTGQLKAAEARNRIRQMRLKCHNLKMQEINLMISSQACVQSAVRLELLLTNEKQRNHADSLDQLQRQRVEEILEDEKGLTLIRS